The segment CGACGGCCGGGTCCCGGGTGACGGACGTGGCCAGGGTGTACGAGGCGTCGCCGGGCGGGACGGTGAACACGCCGCTCCCGTTCCCGCTGAGCGGATCGTCGTTCTCGCCGACCAGGACGCCGTCGCGGTGGAGCGTGGTCCGCGCCGACGAGACGAGGGTCCAGCCGGCGTGACTCTCGCCGTCGGCGAGCACCGGCAGCGCCCCGTGGAGCGCGTTGCCCCGGCGGAACACCCCGCCGCCGGAGTCGAGGGCGGGCGAGAAGACCCCGGCGTTGAACATCTCGGTCCGGGTGCTGCCGGGGGTGTACTGCCGCGGCGGCGTGGAGTGGCTGCTCTCCATCCTCACCGCGTCGTCCGGCGGGAGGTAGCGGTGCTGCTCGGCCTGGAGCGCCCAGGTGGTTCCCGGCGCCGTCGACAGCCGCAGCGTCCGGGACGCGGGCAGCGCGTCGCGCCGTACGGGCGATTGGCTCCCGAAGGAGCCGGGTGCCGTGCCCCAGGCGAAGACATCACCGTGCACACCGGTCCCGGAGGAGCCGATTCCGGTGTGTACGGTCGCCAGCTCGCCCTCCGTGAACTGCCGCCGCAGACCGGTGGCGAGCCGCCGGACACTCGCCTCACCGAGGACGATCTTGTAGTCGGTGGTGTCCCGCGTCCACATCGCCTCCCAGGACTGGGAGAGGGAACCGTCCGTGACCTCCGGGCCGAGATGGGCGGTACGGAGCTCGCCGCCCGCCGCGACGGGGAGGGACAGCCCGAGGGCGTACCCGTCCACGGCCACTTCGTAGGAGGCCGAGGTGAACTCGTTCGCCGCCGCACGGTCCGGTACGGAGAGCCGGACCGGGCGGGTGGCCCGGGCGTCCACGGTGACCGTGGTGGGGCCGGTGACCTCCAGCCGGGGCTGGACGACGATGTCCGTCGGGGACGAAGGGTCCGCGGGCGCCGGGCTGTTGACGGCTTCCAGCGCGTAGCGGCCGGGGGCGACCTGGAGCGTGACGGAGCCCGTCGACGCGTCGGGCCTGTGGAAGGTGCCCGCGGCCGCCCCGGTCAGCCCCTGCAGCCGGGAGACGAAGTTCCGGCCGGCCGTGCCGTCCCGGCCGATGAAACGGAACGTCAGGGCATGGGTGACGGCGGTACGACCCCCGAGGCCCGTGGTTTCCCGCGCGGCCGGGCCGCCCGGTGGGGCCTGCCCGGGCCGCCCCGGCCGCCCTGTGAGCGTGGTGATGTCGAATCCCGCCGCGTCCCGTCGCCCGGCCGCGATATCGTCCGCGACGTCGAGCGGCACGGCCTCGGTGCGCCCGCCGCCGGTCCGGAACATCAGCGGGATGTGCTTTCGACCCGGCGGCCGCTCGTACCGCAGTGCGCGGCCGTCGCCGCCCGTACTGATCCGCTCCCCGGTGGCGATCGTGACACTCCGCACGCTGCCGCCGTAGCCGCTCTCCGGGGGGCTCTCGGCCGCCACGGCCCCACCCGCCCCGACGGCCCCCGCCACTAAGACCGAGACGAGGAGCACCACGCCCCCGCGTTTTCCGATCTCCGCTGCCTTGGTTCCTCCGGTCATTCCCACTCCTTTACTGCCCGGACCGGTTTCCGGGGCATGGAGTGTTCCGGGCCTGTGTGACGGGAGTGTGACCGTGCACCCGGTGATAACGGCAATCGTCCGACGGCACCGGTCGTCCGCTCGGTGAGTGAATGCCGCGACGACCGGCGGGGGTTGCGGTGACAGCTGCTCCGGGCCCTTCGGGGACCCCCGAAGGCCGCGCCCGGACCGGCCGCATCCGCCCGACCGGGCAGCGAACTGGATACGCTCCGTCGGGGCAGGAGCAGGCGGATGCGACGCCCCGAGCCGATCGCCGTGCGAGCCGCCCGAGCCCTCTGCGCCGTACCGACCCGAGGAGGACCCCCCATGGCCGCCGCCCCGCTGACCGCCGCCGAACTCGAAGAGGCGATGACCGCGCTCCCCGACTGGACCGTCGAGGACGGCAAGCTCACGGCCGCCTTCAAGCTGGACCGCGCCGATGTCCCCGCCCTCTACGCGGCCGTGGCCGCCGCCGAGGACGAGGCGAACCATCACGCGAAGGTGACCATCCTGTACGGCACGATCGGTTTCGCCCTCTGCACCCATGACGCGGGCGACACCATCACCTCCCGCGACACCACCACGGCCGCCCGCCTCACCGCCCTCACCCTGGCCCACGGCGCCACCCCGGCCGACCAATAGCCCCGGCGCCGCCGGGTCCCGGCCGGGCGTCCGTGTTCGTTTACCCGTGAGCGTGAATACGGGGCATCCGCCGTGGACACCGCCGCGGGTCCGCCCTACCGTCCTTCCCGACACGGCCCGACGACTTACCGAGGACGGTTCCGGTGCGCTTGGACGGTGAGGACTGGCGTCGATTCTTCGACGCGTTCGGGCGGGAGGCCTGGCGCTTCGAAGCACAGCCCGTATACACGATGCCCAGGGAACAGGAGAACGTCGCCCGATTTCTCCGGGGCGAGGGGAAACCCCGCGAGCACAACGCCCGGTGGCACGAGCGGGTGCGTACCTACGTTCAATCAGGGAGGAGTATCGGCCGGGTCCGCATCGTGCGTCTGCCGCTCACCGACTACCAGCGGTACCAGTTCGCCTGGGGCATCCCCGGCAACATCGCCGCGGGTGAGGACATCCGCATCCTTGATGTGACCCGTCAGGACTACGGTCTGCCGCTCTCCGGTGGGCGGGACTGGTGGATGTTCGACCGCACCCGGATCGCCCATCTCAACTTCGGGCCGGACGGTACCCAGATCAACCGTGAGGCGTACGAAGGCGATCCCGCCCCCTACCGGGAGTGGCGGCGCATCGCCTTGGAGCACGCGGTGCCCTTCGAGGAGTACGCGCGGGGCCGCGACGGTTGACCTGGGCCGGCAGGGCAGCGGGGTGGCGGGGTGGCCCTGGGGGCGACACCCCGCCACCGGGGGCCGGGGTCACGCGGCCGTTGTGTACGGGGTGCGGGCCGGTCCCGCGGGGGTGTTCGTCACCTCCGTGTGGTTCGGTACGGGCTCGGGCCGGGCGGTTGTGGGGCGGGTGGCCGCGGCCCGTAGCTGGCGGTCGATCGCCCGTTCCCGGGCCTGGCCCCTGAGGGCGGGGAAGGTGACGAGTCCGGTCAGGGCGATCACGACGAGGTAGCTCCAGAGTGTGTGCATGCCCTCTACTGTCGCGGCGCGGCGCGCTCGACAGCAGTGGCAGAACTGTCATGAATCTTCGATTTACTGCCACCCGGCGGTGGCCCGCATGCCACACTGTCGAACATGCTGAGCAATGTGGCGGTACCACTGCTCGCTCCGGTCCACCCCTTCGAACTCGGTGTGCTCTGCGAGGTGTTCGGCCTCGACCGCGGCGATGACGGCATGCCGGTGTACGACTTCGCGGTCGTCTCCGCCGAAGGCCCCACGCTCTCCACCCACGCGGGTTTCACCATCTCCACCCCGCACGGTCTGGAGCGGCTGGAAGAGGCCGATCTGATCGCCGTCCCGACCGGCGGCTCCTATCCCACCCGCGGCTATCCCGAGGAGCTCCTCGCCGCGCTGCGCCGGGCCGTCGACCGGGGCGCGCGGGTGCTGAGCGTGTGTTCGGGCGCCTTCGTCCTGGGGGCGGCGGGCCTTCTCGACGACCGCCGCTGCACCACCCACTGGCGCTACAGCGCGGCACTGGCGCGCCGCTTCCCGCGGGCCGTGATCGACCCCGATGTGCTGTACGTGGACGCCGGACCGGTCGTCACCTCGGCGGGTACGGCCGCGGCGATCGACGCCTGTCTGCACATCCTGCGCCAGGAGCACGGCCCCGAGGTCGCCAACTACATCTCACGCCGTATGGTCGTCCCGCCGCACCGCGACGGCGGGCAGGCGCAGTACATCACGCACCCCCTGCCGCGCAGCCGCTGCGACACCATGGCCGGCACCCTCGACTGGATGGAGCGCCATCTCCAGGAGGACATCACCGTCGACCGGCTCGCCGACCGCGCCCATATGTCCCCGCGCACCTTCGCCCGCCGCTTCCTCCAGGAGACCGGCACCACTCCGTACCGCTGGCTGCTGCGTCAGCGCGTCCTCAAGGCGCAGGAGTTGCTGGAGTCCACCGACGAGACGATGGACGTGATCGCCGACCACTGCGGTTTCGGCAACGCGGCCGCCCTCCGCCACCACTTCCTGCGCACCCTCGACACGACCCCGAACGCCTATCGCCGTACCTTCCGCGGTGACCCGGGCACACCGGACCTGAGCCGCACCGCCACCCTGTGACCCCGGGCGCCGAAATCGGTGTCCGGGGGCGGTGTCAGTGGCGCGTTCTACTGTGCCGGGCATGACGCATTGGATCAGCGGTCCGCTACGGCAGCGGCATGAAGAGGTCACCGTCGTCTTCTTCCGGGGGGCGTCCCTGGACGCGGTCACCCGGGGGCTTCTCGCCGCCCGCCGGATACCGCTCGCCTACGGCAAGGGCACCGACTGGGGGGTGATCCTGCACGATATGCACAGCTGGGACGAGGGCGACGACGCGCTCGTCGACTACCGCGCACTCTGCCCGGAAGGCGCCTCACTGGCCGTCTTCATCACCGAGCCGTGTCTGGCGAAGGCCCATGGCCCGGCGTTCGAGTACTACCGCGACGGACGCCTTCTCACCCTGTTCAGCTTCGAGGACCTGGGCCAGCTGCTGGGCGACGAACCCGGACTGCTGGTGCCCGCGCTGACGGAGGCCGGTCTCATCGCGCCCGCCGCGGCGGCGGAGACCGAGTGGGACGACGACGAGGAAGAAGAGGAAGAGGAGGAAGAGGAGGAAGAGGAGGGGCCGGAGTGGGAAGACCGGGAGGAGCGGATCGTGGCCGCCGTCGCCGGATTCCTCGGACTGCCGGAGCTGGAGCTGTGATCCCCGGGGCCGGGCCCCCGCCGGACGCGGTGGCCCCGGTGGAACCGCGCCCCGCTCCGGCGCGTCACTTCGCGTCGGCGTAGCACTCCACGACCGCCGTGGTGAACGGGAAACGGACCGGGGTGTCACCGAAGGCGATCCGGCCCGCCAGGGCGCCCGCCTCCCGGATCGCCGCCGTCACCGCTTCGGCCTCCTCCGCCGGACAGTGCACCACGACCTCGTCATGGACGAAGAACACCAGCTCGGCCCGCATCCCGGCGATCGCGCGGCGCAGCGCGGCGAGCATCAGCAGAGCCCAGTCGGCGGCGGCGCCCTGGACGACGAAGTTACGGGTGAAACGGCCGCGGGCGCGGGCATCGGAGGTGCCGGCCGGGGCGGCCGGATCGGCGTCCTCCTGCGGCAGCCCCGCCTCCTCGGCGTCCCCGGCGCCCGAGACCGGGGGGCAGGTGCGGCCGAGGTACGTCCGGACCAGCCGGCCCTCCTCGCCCGCGCGGGCCGCGTCGTCCACATAGGCGACCGCCGCCGGGAAGCGCCGCCGCAGCGCCGCGAGGTTCTTCAGGCCGTCGCCCGACGTCTGCCCGTAGATCGCGCCCAGCAGCGCCAGCTTGGCGTGCTCCCGGTCGCCCGCGAAGGCGCGCGTCGACAGCCGGGAGTACAGATCGCCGTCATGGCCCGCGACCTCCATCAGACCGGGGTCGCGGGAGACCGCCGCCAGCACCCTCGGCTCCATCTGGTCCGCGTCGGCGACCACCAGCCGCCAGCCCTCGTCCGCGACCACCGCCCGCCGGATGACCCGGGGGATCTGGAGCGCGCCGCCGCCGTTCGTCGTCCACCGGCCGGAGACCGAGCCGCCGGGCAGATAGCCGGGCCGGAACCGGCCGTCGCGCACCCAGTCCGCCAGCCACCCCCAGCCGTGCGCCACCCAGATCCGGTACAGCTTCTTGTACTCGACCAGCGGTTTCACCGCGGGATGCCCGATCTCCTCCAGCTCCCAACGGCGGGTGGACCGCAGTTTGACGCCCGCCTCCGCGAACGCCTTGATCACATCGGCCGGGAGGTCCGGCCGTACCCGCCGCCCGAACGCCGCCGACACCTCGTCCGCCAGCTGCGCCAGCCGCCGCGGCTCCCCGCCGCCCGCGTACCGCTCGCCGAGCAGCTCCGCCAGCAGCCGCCGGTGCACATCGGCCCGCCACGGCAGCCCCGCCCGGTTCATCTCCGATGCCACCAGCATCCCGGCCGATTCGGCGGCCGTCAGCAGCCTCATCCGGCCCGGGTGCGCGGTCGCGTCATGGCGGCGCTGCTGCTCCGCGTACACCTCCAGCAGGGATTCCAGGGGCGTCGGCACCGGCCGCGGCTCGAACAGCGACGACTGCGCACCCGGCTCGGCCGCGCGCTGCGGCGGATCGGGTGGTACGGGCTGCCGCCGCAGCCGGGCCAGCGCGGCCGCGGCCGACCGGGGCTCCCCGAACCGGCCCTCGTGCCCCAGGAGCAGCAGCTCGGCGTCCTCGATGTCGTAACACCGCTCCACCGGGACGCCGGCCGCCAGCAGCCGGGGATAGATGTCGAACGTGGACCGCCACACCCAGCGGCCGACCTCGGGCCGCGACCGGACGGCCGCGACGAGATCCGGCTCCTCGACCACCGGCCCGGCGGGGAGGCCGTCGGGGCGCAGGGGGACGAGCCGTGCCCCGTCGCCCTCCTCCGCCGCCGCGATCGCCCACCGTTCCCGTTCCGCCATGCGGGAAGTCTGCCAGGCGGGTCCGACAACGGCCGGGGTCCGACACCGGCCCGGAACCGACACCGGCCCGGAACTGACACCGGCCGGGCCAGACATCGGCCCGGGCCCGACACGGTCCAGGTCCTACGGCGCCGGGTCCGGCAGCGCCGCCGCGGCGCGCGTTCCGGCCGGGGCGCGCCGATCCGGACAACAGCCGGAAAGGGCACCGGCGCGGCGGGACCGGCTGCTTATGATCAGCGCGCCCGTCCCGGACCGCGACCGGTCCGCCGCCCGGCCCGGCGCGGGAACATCACGCACACCACCCAGGGGGACCCATGAGACGGCACGGCATACGTACGGCCTTCACCGGCGGCGCGGCGGTGATCGCGCTCCTGGCCACCGGGTGCAGCGACTCCGATTCCGACTCCGACTCCGGTTCCGGTTCCGGTGCCGAGCCCGACCCGAAGGTCAAAACGCAGCGGATCGGCGCGGCGGGCGGCGCCTGCGATCTGCCCTTCACCTTCGACACGCCCGCCGACTGGAAGGTCGCCGCGGTGAACACGGAAGCGATGGGGGACTTCACCGTCGGGATGGCCGAGATGGTCTGCGAGCTGGACGCTCGCCACGCCGGTACCTCCGGCTTCGTCCGGCTCTGGAACGATCCGACGGAGACCGCGACCACCCGTCTCGTCCTGGAGCGCTTCGTCGCCGACAGCCGGCTGGAGAAGGTGCGGAACGTCGAGTACCGCGAGCTGAAGGCGGGCCCGTACAAAGCCGTCGAGGTCACCTTCGACGGCTACAACAGCCTCTTCGAGTCCGACCAGAAGGAGCTGCACCTCGCCTTCCCGACCGCCGAGGGCTTCACCGTGATCGACATCGACTCCCAGCACCCGGTGGCCTACAAGGAGCTGCTGCCCGAGTACGAGCGGATCAGAAAGACCCTCCGCGAGTCCTGACCTCGGCCCCGGACGTACGGCCGCCACCGGTCCGGGACACCCCGCCGCGCCCCGCATCATGGAGGGATGAGCACCGCCCCCCAGCCGCAGACCACCGTCGAGCGGGCCCTGGCGACCGCCCTGTACGCCCAGGACTCCCGGGCCCGGGACCGGTCCGTCGAGGCCGCCCTCGACACCGCGGCCTCCCTCATCGCCGCCGACCCCGGCGCCGACGCCGAGCTGGCCCGGCGGGGCGAGGAGTTCGTTCGCCGGGCCTGGGAGCGGGGCTGGCAGCCCGCCGACGCCGTCCGGATCGTCCGCCGCGACCTCGGCGAACCGCATGTACGGATCGTGGCCGAGCTGATCCGTACCGAAGCCCGCCGCTACCCGGCGGCGACCCTCCCGGCGCGCTGGGCCGGGCAGCTCGCCGCCCTCGACCCCGCCGCCGTACCGCCGTGGCGGGCCGCCGACCGCTTCTCGTACGCCACGGCCGCGCTGGAGCTGTACCGGCTGCTGCTGAGACTGCCCGCCGTGGAGCCGGTCGGCCCGGTGCCGGGGGAGTCTCCCGCGACCGCGCCGCCGCCCTCGGTAACCGAGCCGAAGGCGCTCACGCGGATACGGGCGCTGCTCGCCAAGGCCGAGGCCACCGACTATCCGGAGGAGGCCGAGGCGCTGTCGGCCAAGGCCCAGGAGCTGGCCGCCCGCTACAGCATCGACGCGGCGGCGCTCGACGGGGGCGGTGAGGGGCGTGACGTCCCCGGTGCCTGCCGGATCGGTGTCGAGCCGCCGTACGAGACCGCCAAGGCGATCCTGCTGGACGCCGTCGCGGAGGCGAACCGCTGCCGCGCCGTGTGGAACAGCGCCTTCGGCTTCTCGACGGTCGTCGGCTACACCCCCGACCTCGACGCCGTCGAGCTGCTGTACACCTCGCTGCTGGTCCAGGGCACGGCCGCGATGACCCGGGCGGAGGCGGACCAGCGAGCGGGCGGCCGGAAGCGGACGAAGACGTTCCGGCAGTCGTTCCTGATGGCGTACGCCTCCCGGGTCGGCGAGCGGCTCACCGCGGCGGCCGACGCGGTGTCGGAGACCGCGCCCGTGGGGCTGCTGCCGGTCCTGGCGACCCGGGAGGTCGCGGTCGGCGCCCGTACCGACGAACTGTTCCCGCGCACGACGGCCACCCGGGTGCGCGGGGTCAGCGACGAGGCGGGCTGGAGCGAGGGCCGGGCGGCGGCCGACGCGGCCCGGGTCCACCCCGAACGCCGCCGGGTGCGGGGACCCGGGCGGGACGGCGACTGAGCCACGGGGGCCAACCGCCGGGCCGCCGGTCCACCGGGCCGCCGGGCCGTCGGGCCGCCGGGCCGAAGCCGCCCGGCGCGCCCCGGGAACTCCTCAGCGTCACCGGACGACCACTGAGACGAAGGGGCGCGACACCGACTCGCCCCGAGGACCAGGAGGCCGGTGCGGTGCGAGCGGTGCAGGCAGGACCAGTAGTGCAGACCCCGGAAGAAGAAGCGGCGGCAGCGGCGGGGCCCGTGCCCTGGTACGCGGACGACTCCCTCTGGGTCGACTTCGCCCCCGCCATGTTCTCCGACCGGCGCGCCGGCACCGTCGCCGCCCTCGTCCGCGACGCCCCCCTCCTCGCCTTCCCGCCCGGCGCCCGCGTCCTCGACCTGTGCTGCGGTCCCGGCCTCTTCCTCGCCCCCCTCGCCCGCCGCGGCCACCCCGTCACCGGCGTCGACCTGAGCGAACCGATGCTGGACCGGGCCCGGGAGGCCGTCGCCGCCGCCGGGGACGGCGCCCGGCGGCGGACCGAACTCGTCCGCGCCGACATGCTCGACTTCGTCCGGCCCGGCGCGTACGACGTCGTCCTCAACGTCTTCACCTCCTTCGGCTACTTCACCGACCCCGCCGACAACCTCCAGGTCCTGCGCAACGCCCGCCGCAGCCTGGCCCCCGGCGGAAAACTGCTGGTCGACGTCATGGGCAAGGAAGTGCTCGCGGGGTGGATCGGCCGCCCGCAGACCGTCGACCTGCCCGACGGGTCGTACGTCGTCCAGCGCGACACCGTCCTCGACTCCTGGCGCAGGCTGCGTACCGAATGGACCCTCGTCTGCGGTGAAACCGCCCGTACCGCCGCCATCCACTCCTTCCTCTACAGCGCCGCCGAACTCCACGAACTGTTCCTGGCGGCCGGTTTCACCGGTGTGGAGTGCTACGGGGACTTCGACGGCGGCCCCTACGACCAGCACGCGCGCCGGCTGATCGTCACCGGACACGCCCCGGGCTGACCGCCCGTCCGCGCTCCTGGTTCAGCCCCGCGCCCCCGGTCCGGCCCCGCGCCCCCGGTCCAACCCCGCGCCCCCCTTCGCTCCCACCCGGAGGACCCCCACACCATGCCCGCTCCCCTCTCCGACTGCCCCGAGAAGGCCCCGGCGGTCGTCCACGAGCACATCACCGACGCCCTCAAGGACCCCGCCCTCATCCGGCTCACCTCCACCACCGTCCTCGCCCGCTTCGAGACGATGAAGGTGTACGCCGCCCTCGGCGCCGTCCGTACCCTGCTGGAGACCGGCCGGATCAGCCCCGGCCATACCGTCGTCGACAGTTCCAGCGGTATCTACGCGCTCGCGCTCGCCCTCGCCTGCCACCGCTACGGACTGCGCTGCCATATCGTCGCCTCCACCACCGTCGACGCCACCATGCGCGCCCAGCTCGACGTCCTCGGCGCGACCGTGGACCAGATGCCCCCGTCGCACAGCCTCCGCCTCGACCAGGAGCGCCGGGTCCGGCACGTCCGGGCGCTCCTCGCCGAGCGGCCCGATGTCCACTGGATGCGGCAGTACCACGACCGGGTCCACCACGCGGGCTACCGCGAGTTCGCCGAACTCGTCACCGCCGCGCTGCCGCCCGGGCCGCTCACCGTCGTCGGCGCGGTCGGCACCGGCGCGTCCACCGGCGGGCTGACGGCGGCGCTGCGCGAGAGCGGCCGCCCGGTGCGGCTCGTCGGCGTCCAGCCCTTCGGCAGCGTCACCTTCGGCAGTGAGGGCTTCAGCGATCCGGAGGCCATCATCGCCGGAATCGGCAGCTCCATCCCCTTCGGCAATGTACGGCACGAGCTGTACGACACCCTGCACTGGCTCGACTTCCGGCACGCCATGGCGGGCGCGGTCGAACTCCTGCGCCGGCACGCCGTCTTCGCGGGGCTCTCGACGGGCGCCGCGCACCTCGTCGCCCGCTGGGAGTCCGGAACGAACACCTCCGAGGAGGCCGAGGGGACGTATCTCGTGCTCGGCGCCGACACCGGCCACCGCTACACCGAACGCGTCTTCGCCCGCCACACCGAGGCCCTCGACCCGGCAGTCCTGCGCCCCGAACGGATCACCGGACTGGGGGAACTGCGGCCCCCGTGGGCCGTCATGGAGTGGGCGGGCCGCGCCGCCCCGCCGGGCGCGGTCGCCCCCGCCCCGGTCGAACCCGCCGCCCCGCCGGGCGCGGTCACCCCCGCCGACGGTTCCGGCGGGACCGAGCGCTTTCCGCGGCCCGAGCGTTCCCGCGCCGTGACCGGAGGCTCCCGATGACCATCGCCGCACTCGAAGCACTCTCCTTCGGCCTCGAACGCCTCGCGCTCGCCGCCGCCGTCGCCGGGCACCGGCTCACCCTCCTCACCTCCGACCGCACGGTCTACCGCCATGAGCTGGCGGCCATGCCCGACGACATCCTCGACATCGTGGACGTCGACACCATGGACCAGTCCGCCGTACGCCGCGCCCTCGCCGCCCTCCCCGATCTCGCCGGACTCGTCAACACCACCGACACCTGGAGCGTCCCGGCCGCCGATCTCGCCGCCGCGCTGGGGCTGCCGGGACCCGACCCGGCGGCCGTACGCGTCCTGCGGGACAAGGCACTCGTCCGGCAGCGGCTGCACACGGCCGGGCTCAGCAGGGGAACCGCCACCGGCGATCTCGACGCCGTGGAACTGCCCGCCGTGCTCAAGGACTCGGCGGGCACCTCGTCGCGGGCGGTGTGGATCGTCCACGACGAGGCCGGGCTGCGGGCCGCGCTCACCGAGGCGGCATCGGGCCGGTCCGGGCTCAAGGGACGGCTGTTCGCCGAACCGTTCCTCGCCGGGCCGCTGTACAGCGCGGAGACCCTGAGCTGGAAGGGCGAGACCCGGCTGCTGGGCGTCGCGAGCCGGCTGACCTCCCGGACACCCGCCGTACGCGAGGAGGGCGCGGCCTTCCCCGTCGCCCTGCCGCCCGGCGAACGGGAGACCGTCGCCCGCTGGGTCGCCGACGTCCTCGCCGTCGCCGGACACGACCAGGGGTTCGCCCATGTCGAGTACGTCCACACCGCGCACGGCCCCGAACTCGTCGAGATCAACCGGCGGATCGGCGGCGCCCTGATCGGCGAGGTGCTCTGCCGGGCGCTCGGCACGGACGTCTACGACGCGCTGGTCGAGACCACCCTCGGAGTGCGGCCCACCCTGATGGACGGGCCCCTGGCCGCCCCCTTCGAAGGGCCCGCCGTCGCCTTCGTCCTCGTCTATCCGGACCGGCCCGGGACCCTGACCGGCTGGCAGGGCCTGGACGGGCTCGCCGCGTTCCCCGGCAAGGTGGAGTGGTATCCGGTACGCGCCCCGGGGGACACCGTCACCTCCATCGGCGACCAGCGCGGCTGCACGGGCATGGTGCTCGCCGAGGGGGCCACGGCGGAGCTGGCGCAGCACCGGGCGTGGAGCGCGGCGACGACGGTACGCCCGCTGATGGCGGACGGCTAGGCGGTGTCCGCCGCCCGGGCCGGAAGACGTACGGGGCCACGGGTCCCGCTCACGCGTCACCAACTGCTGCTGCTGGGCGCGTCGTTCCTCATCACGGTCGGCAGCTTCGCCGTCCTCCCCTATATGTCGGTCCTTCTGCATGAGCGGTGGGGTCTCGGGCTCGGCGCGGTGGGGGTGGTGCTGGCCGCCGCCTCGCTCATCCAGTTCGGCGGGGGAGTGTTCGGCGCCGCGCTGGCCCGCCGGATCGGGCTGCGGGCCACGATGCTGACCGCGCTGACGATCCGTACGGCGGGCTTCGCCTGTTTCGCCCCGGGCGGCGGCGGGCCGGTGCTCGCGGTGGTGGCGCTGCTGCTGGTGTCGTCCGGTGCGGCGCTCTACCTCCCCGCCAACAAGGCGTATCTGGTCGCGGGGCGGCCGGCGGCGGAGCGGCCGAGACTGCTGGCGCTGAGCGGCTCGGCGTTCACCACGG is part of the Streptomyces qinzhouensis genome and harbors:
- a CDS encoding pyridoxal-phosphate dependent enzyme; translation: MPAPLSDCPEKAPAVVHEHITDALKDPALIRLTSTTVLARFETMKVYAALGAVRTLLETGRISPGHTVVDSSSGIYALALALACHRYGLRCHIVASTTVDATMRAQLDVLGATVDQMPPSHSLRLDQERRVRHVRALLAERPDVHWMRQYHDRVHHAGYREFAELVTAALPPGPLTVVGAVGTGASTGGLTAALRESGRPVRLVGVQPFGSVTFGSEGFSDPEAIIAGIGSSIPFGNVRHELYDTLHWLDFRHAMAGAVELLRRHAVFAGLSTGAAHLVARWESGTNTSEEAEGTYLVLGADTGHRYTERVFARHTEALDPAVLRPERITGLGELRPPWAVMEWAGRAAPPGAVAPAPVEPAAPPGAVTPADGSGGTERFPRPERSRAVTGGSR
- a CDS encoding ATP-grasp domain-containing protein encodes the protein MTIAALEALSFGLERLALAAAVAGHRLTLLTSDRTVYRHELAAMPDDILDIVDVDTMDQSAVRRALAALPDLAGLVNTTDTWSVPAADLAAALGLPGPDPAAVRVLRDKALVRQRLHTAGLSRGTATGDLDAVELPAVLKDSAGTSSRAVWIVHDEAGLRAALTEAASGRSGLKGRLFAEPFLAGPLYSAETLSWKGETRLLGVASRLTSRTPAVREEGAAFPVALPPGERETVARWVADVLAVAGHDQGFAHVEYVHTAHGPELVEINRRIGGALIGEVLCRALGTDVYDALVETTLGVRPTLMDGPLAAPFEGPAVAFVLVYPDRPGTLTGWQGLDGLAAFPGKVEWYPVRAPGDTVTSIGDQRGCTGMVLAEGATAELAQHRAWSAATTVRPLMADG